A single window of Pontibacillus chungwhensis DNA harbors:
- the addA gene encoding helicase-exonuclease AddAB subunit AddA — translation MPSWTPEQEQAIYTSGKDVLVSAAAGSGKTAVLVERIIQKLLNQDNPTDIDTLLVVTFTNAAAQEMRNRVGEALEKALEENPGSMHLKKQLSLLQRASISTLHSFCLDVVRRYAYQLDLDPQFRIADEIEGDLIRQEILEDLFEEWYGKDGEEREAFFEVVNRFSGDRSDQEVESLMLSVYNFAMQNPWPETWMEKVSGMYHVTKDTPEEEIEWLTILKREVKSQLHAMLADSEQALNLTREPDGPYHYAEAIDDDREKIQQALGLVDISWHELQQFMENAGGFKALSRKKVECSDELKDQVKTLRDRYKKRFTSLKEDWFARSLPAHLGDMKTLAPVVDQLMVLVKEFHERFQKKKKEQALVDFADLEHYCLQVLMDENSTPGDISPSEVAKGYQAQFTELLVDEYQDTNLVQETILRMVTDGEHAGNLFMVGDVKQSIYRFRHAEPTLFLQKYKEFAGEDHPSERIDLARNFRSRKEVLHGTNYIFRQLLDEEVGEMTYDKDAELIYSNTIYDELTSADADAELLVIDRQAPEDPTAIETGEEGFQDLEKAQIEARAYAQKIRQWLGHGDEEALQVVDKETGMKRSIQFRDIVILMRSMTWAPTIVEELKQQGIPVYAELSSGYFEAIEIKIMISLLKVIDNPRQDIPLASVLRSPIVGLNEDELTNVRLAKRKASYYEALQAYKRVGDDDRLAGKVEHFLMRLETWRVRARQGSLSELIWQVYRETGYYDFVGGIPGGRQRQANLRALYDRSRSYEATSFRGLFRFLRFIERIEERGEDLGAAKALGEQEDVVRIMTIHKSKGLEFPAVLLGGMDKQFNQQDLMSKYLLHKDHGFGSKFIDPNKRIMYPTLAYHALKKEKQRELLAEEMRVLYVALTRAKEKLVMVGNVASLEKKLLKWREWVEHPHWVLPAHYRLESKSYLDWVAPALIRHQQNEELRGTGSIMRVPESIVHDESTWRISLLHSSAYQNPNRVEEKQSEALEQAIREWKQVGETHEEEDEVSRRLSFMYPHQNAIHHRAKQSVTELKRQREVPDEYSADSLIREFKQPIVKRPRFMQENRSLTAAEAGSAMHTVMQHLPFTRKLSAAEIEEYVELYVEKEHLTREEADAINIQAIEAFFESEMGEMVIESSEVHREVPFTLTIPAHEVYADWKEETDETVFVQGVIDCILPGEGGWIILDYKTDKIQEGQTEESLKERYSTQLSLYAEALSRIWKKPITAQYLYFFDATLLTRVDER, via the coding sequence ATGCCATCCTGGACACCAGAACAAGAACAAGCTATTTACACGAGCGGTAAGGATGTTCTCGTTTCGGCAGCGGCCGGATCAGGGAAAACCGCTGTTCTCGTGGAACGAATCATTCAAAAACTACTTAATCAGGACAACCCGACAGATATTGATACGTTACTCGTTGTGACGTTCACAAATGCAGCGGCCCAGGAAATGCGTAACCGTGTAGGAGAAGCCCTTGAGAAAGCATTAGAAGAGAATCCAGGTTCCATGCACTTGAAGAAACAACTATCACTCTTGCAACGTGCATCCATTTCAACGCTTCACTCCTTTTGTTTAGATGTGGTCCGTCGTTATGCCTATCAGCTTGATCTTGATCCACAATTTCGTATTGCGGATGAGATCGAGGGAGATCTTATTCGTCAGGAAATTTTAGAGGATCTGTTCGAAGAATGGTACGGGAAAGACGGAGAAGAGCGAGAAGCCTTCTTTGAAGTTGTGAATCGCTTCTCAGGGGACAGGAGTGACCAGGAAGTTGAATCGCTTATGCTGTCCGTTTATAACTTTGCGATGCAAAATCCGTGGCCAGAGACGTGGATGGAGAAAGTATCAGGGATGTATCATGTGACAAAAGACACCCCTGAAGAGGAGATCGAGTGGTTAACGATTTTAAAACGGGAAGTGAAGAGTCAGCTTCACGCTATGCTTGCGGATTCAGAACAAGCCTTAAACCTGACCCGTGAGCCAGATGGTCCGTATCATTACGCCGAGGCCATTGATGATGACCGGGAGAAAATCCAGCAGGCACTTGGTCTTGTGGACATTTCCTGGCACGAGCTTCAGCAGTTTATGGAGAACGCAGGTGGCTTTAAAGCTCTGTCCCGTAAAAAGGTGGAGTGCTCGGATGAATTGAAAGATCAGGTGAAGACGCTCAGAGATCGTTACAAGAAACGATTCACTTCTTTAAAAGAAGACTGGTTCGCCCGCTCTCTTCCGGCGCACTTAGGCGATATGAAGACGTTAGCCCCAGTCGTTGATCAACTGATGGTCCTTGTGAAAGAGTTTCACGAACGTTTCCAGAAGAAGAAGAAAGAACAAGCCCTCGTCGACTTTGCCGATCTTGAACACTATTGTTTGCAAGTCTTAATGGATGAGAACTCTACACCAGGGGACATATCGCCTTCAGAAGTGGCGAAGGGGTACCAGGCTCAGTTTACCGAACTGTTAGTGGATGAGTACCAGGATACAAACCTTGTTCAAGAGACCATATTGAGAATGGTGACAGATGGTGAACATGCTGGGAACCTCTTTATGGTAGGGGATGTAAAGCAAAGTATTTATCGCTTCCGTCACGCTGAACCGACGCTTTTCTTGCAAAAGTATAAAGAGTTCGCTGGAGAAGACCATCCTTCTGAGCGAATTGACTTAGCTCGGAATTTCCGAAGTCGAAAAGAAGTCCTTCACGGGACCAATTATATTTTCCGTCAGCTTCTTGATGAAGAGGTCGGAGAGATGACCTATGACAAAGATGCAGAGCTTATTTATAGCAACACCATTTACGACGAATTGACCTCTGCTGATGCGGATGCAGAACTCCTGGTGATTGATCGTCAAGCACCAGAAGACCCAACTGCTATTGAGACGGGCGAAGAAGGCTTTCAAGATCTGGAGAAGGCCCAAATTGAAGCCCGTGCCTACGCGCAAAAAATCAGACAGTGGCTTGGTCACGGAGACGAAGAAGCGCTGCAGGTTGTGGATAAAGAAACCGGGATGAAGCGAAGCATTCAGTTCCGGGACATTGTTATTCTGATGCGTTCGATGACGTGGGCCCCAACGATTGTTGAAGAGTTAAAGCAACAAGGGATACCCGTTTATGCTGAGCTATCTTCAGGTTATTTCGAAGCCATTGAAATAAAAATTATGATCAGCCTGTTAAAAGTCATTGATAATCCGAGACAAGATATCCCTCTTGCATCTGTCCTTCGTTCCCCAATTGTTGGACTAAATGAGGACGAGCTCACAAACGTTCGACTGGCAAAACGAAAGGCTTCCTATTATGAAGCGCTTCAGGCCTATAAGCGTGTCGGAGACGATGACCGTCTCGCCGGGAAAGTGGAGCATTTCTTGATGAGGCTTGAAACGTGGCGTGTGCGTGCCCGCCAAGGTTCTTTATCAGAGCTGATCTGGCAAGTCTACCGCGAAACCGGTTATTACGATTTCGTAGGGGGTATTCCAGGGGGACGTCAACGTCAGGCCAATCTCCGAGCCCTTTATGACCGCTCAAGGAGTTACGAAGCAACCTCGTTCAGAGGATTATTCCGTTTCCTTCGTTTTATCGAACGAATTGAAGAACGAGGGGAAGACCTTGGTGCTGCGAAAGCTCTCGGAGAACAAGAAGACGTGGTACGGATTATGACAATCCACAAGAGTAAAGGTCTTGAATTCCCGGCTGTCCTGTTAGGTGGTATGGACAAACAGTTCAATCAGCAGGATTTAATGTCGAAATACTTACTACACAAAGATCACGGGTTCGGCAGTAAATTTATCGATCCGAATAAACGGATTATGTATCCAACCCTTGCCTATCATGCTTTAAAGAAAGAAAAGCAACGGGAGCTCCTGGCTGAAGAGATGCGTGTGTTGTATGTGGCCTTAACACGTGCGAAGGAGAAGCTCGTTATGGTCGGAAATGTGGCTTCTCTTGAGAAGAAGCTTTTGAAGTGGCGAGAATGGGTTGAACATCCTCATTGGGTTCTCCCGGCTCATTACCGATTAGAATCCAAATCTTACTTGGACTGGGTAGCACCCGCGCTTATTCGCCACCAGCAGAATGAAGAATTACGGGGCACGGGTTCCATTATGCGCGTACCAGAATCAATCGTTCACGATGAATCCACATGGAGAATCAGTCTTCTGCATAGCAGTGCCTATCAGAATCCAAATCGTGTGGAAGAGAAACAGAGTGAAGCTTTAGAACAAGCGATTCGAGAGTGGAAACAGGTGGGTGAAACGCATGAGGAAGAGGATGAAGTGAGCAGGCGCCTATCCTTTATGTACCCTCACCAAAACGCGATTCACCACCGGGCTAAGCAGTCTGTGACTGAATTGAAGCGCCAGCGTGAAGTGCCTGATGAGTATAGCGCCGATTCTTTAATTCGGGAGTTTAAGCAACCGATCGTAAAGCGCCCTCGTTTTATGCAGGAAAACCGTTCTTTAACAGCAGCAGAAGCGGGTAGTGCGATGCACACGGTTATGCAGCATCTGCCGTTTACGAGGAAATTATCAGCCGCTGAAATTGAAGAGTATGTGGAACTCTATGTCGAGAAAGAACACCTCACAAGAGAAGAAGCGGATGCGATTAACATCCAAGCCATCGAAGCATTCTTTGAAAGTGAGATGGGTGAGATGGTCATCGAGTCTTCAGAGGTCCATCGGGAAGTACCATTCACATTAACCATTCCCGCTCATGAAGTGTACGCAGACTGGAAGGAAGAAACCGATGAAACTGTATTTGTTCAGGGTGTGATCGACTGTATCCTCCCTGGTGAAGGCGGCTGGATCATTCTTGACTATAAGACGGATAAAATACAAGAAGGACAAACGGAGGAATCGTTAAAAGAACGATACAGCACCCAATTGTCCCTCTATGCAGAAGCCCTGAGCCGAATTTGGAAGAAACCAATCACGGCACAGTATTTGTATTTCTTTGATGCAACGTTGTTAACTCGAGTAGACGAGAGGTGA
- a CDS encoding HNH endonuclease, with the protein MAHQETCELCGRSPLETTEHHLVPRQFGGAEGPTADLCKACHKQIHALFTNAELAGFYNTLERLRDHPDMEKYLKWVKKQDPQKKITIKKSNRKK; encoded by the coding sequence ATGGCCCATCAGGAGACGTGTGAGCTATGCGGACGAAGCCCCCTAGAAACAACAGAGCACCACTTGGTCCCCCGTCAGTTCGGAGGTGCAGAAGGACCAACGGCTGACTTATGCAAAGCTTGCCACAAGCAGATCCATGCATTGTTTACAAATGCTGAACTGGCCGGATTTTATAACACGCTTGAACGTCTCCGGGATCACCCGGATATGGAGAAGTATCTGAAGTGGGTGAAAAAACAAGACCCACAAAAGAAAATCACCATAAAAAAATCCAACCGCAAGAAGTAA
- a CDS encoding spore germination protein — protein MPSIVGPIKINSVGGGVINFGDSFYISPKSSSKSNTGSGSANTGDFINTNNGISSTNPFDPDGVDQPTVAT, from the coding sequence ATGCCATCCATTGTCGGACCTATCAAAATCAACAGCGTAGGCGGTGGAGTTATTAACTTTGGAGATTCCTTTTACATTTCTCCAAAAAGCTCCTCAAAATCAAACACAGGATCAGGAAGTGCCAACACGGGCGACTTTATTAATACAAATAACGGCATCAGTTCAACGAATCCATTTGATCCTGATGGCGTTGACCAGCCAACAGTTGCCACCTAG
- a CDS encoding spore germination protein GerPE: MYKRTSCVNQVKINSLILSSIFEIGDAEEAAPRSRALAVQKEGALFTDEDFPFSGFPVYTSELPLFDKQLSIEQTRVPCDPYIHVDSVHIQGMSSAAIFQIGNLDHIDAEVRIKHFRILKEMDDEQ; the protein is encoded by the coding sequence ATGTATAAGCGCACTTCCTGTGTCAATCAGGTCAAAATTAATTCCCTTATCTTAAGCTCTATATTTGAAATTGGAGATGCTGAAGAAGCCGCCCCACGGTCAAGGGCCCTCGCCGTCCAGAAAGAAGGGGCGCTCTTTACAGATGAGGATTTCCCATTTAGCGGTTTCCCCGTCTATACATCCGAGCTTCCCCTATTCGATAAACAACTGAGCATTGAACAAACAAGAGTTCCTTGTGATCCTTATATCCATGTAGACTCCGTCCACATTCAAGGTATGTCATCAGCTGCGATCTTTCAAATCGGGAATCTCGACCATATTGATGCAGAAGTCCGCATTAAACATTTCCGCATCTTAAAGGAGATGGATGACGAACAATAA
- a CDS encoding spore gernimation protein GerPD, with protein MNRVKFEVHNCGLHVGNIRVSGVSSSSVFLIGDNESIALSSIFDTPPESVIYGPLVPLSERKRSKEKRKDDV; from the coding sequence ATGAATAGAGTGAAGTTTGAAGTTCATAATTGTGGTTTACATGTAGGGAACATCCGAGTAAGCGGAGTTTCCTCTTCTTCGGTTTTTTTAATTGGAGACAACGAGTCGATTGCGTTATCCTCTATCTTTGATACCCCTCCAGAATCGGTAATCTACGGACCACTCGTTCCGTTATCTGAACGGAAGCGATCGAAAGAAAAGAGAAAAGACGATGTATAA
- the gerPC gene encoding spore germination protein GerPC: MDSWTQYLEKLHNLVDSQTKQMKELEKRVSELERKAEETKQTPSTNIEKIEYNFDQLKIETLEGTLNIGLTPQNGKEFGIEDFAVEEKPFPPKLSGGQAVKDQILSDLQNYLSGQGPADLQQIAGQYGRHYDETYQQFILQDVQKQLDHRVGEYLQQANTKNGVTDQAQIDAIVNQIKQEIHESLHHFVQGQAHKGDE, from the coding sequence ATGGATTCCTGGACCCAGTACTTAGAGAAGCTGCATAACCTGGTGGATTCGCAAACCAAGCAAATGAAAGAATTGGAGAAACGAGTTAGTGAACTAGAGCGAAAAGCTGAGGAAACCAAGCAAACACCTTCTACCAATATTGAAAAAATCGAATACAACTTTGACCAACTAAAGATCGAAACCCTCGAAGGGACCCTGAATATTGGCTTAACTCCTCAAAACGGGAAAGAATTCGGTATAGAAGATTTCGCTGTGGAAGAAAAGCCTTTTCCTCCTAAATTGAGCGGAGGTCAGGCCGTAAAAGATCAAATACTAAGTGATCTGCAAAACTACCTATCAGGTCAAGGCCCAGCTGACCTCCAACAAATTGCAGGACAATATGGTCGTCACTATGACGAAACGTACCAACAATTTATTCTTCAAGACGTCCAGAAGCAGCTCGATCATCGAGTTGGTGAGTATTTGCAACAGGCGAATACTAAAAACGGCGTGACCGATCAAGCTCAAATCGATGCGATCGTTAACCAGATTAAGCAAGAAATTCATGAATCCCTTCACCATTTTGTGCAAGGTCAAGCGCATAAAGGAGATGAATAG
- a CDS encoding spore germination protein GerPB: MMFTIHQSINIHFLKVGSVSNSSVFQIGSAGVIQARSSLYNTGGYTEPAEEAEAVEEGPLVPLSTS, translated from the coding sequence ATGATGTTTACCATTCATCAATCTATCAATATTCATTTCTTAAAAGTGGGCTCTGTGTCCAATTCATCAGTTTTCCAGATCGGTAGCGCTGGTGTCATTCAAGCTCGCTCAAGTCTTTACAACACCGGCGGTTATACAGAACCGGCTGAAGAAGCAGAAGCTGTGGAAGAAGGCCCGCTCGTTCCCTTATCGACTTCTTAA
- a CDS encoding spore germination protein, whose translation MPAQVGAVKVVNISSSAIFNIGDVYAMAPQSSAKTFAGGGSFNTGDGIHIDLSQSNTTVYDQDVVDQSTVQDTEF comes from the coding sequence ATGCCAGCTCAGGTGGGAGCCGTCAAAGTTGTGAACATATCAAGCTCAGCTATCTTTAATATCGGAGATGTTTATGCCATGGCTCCCCAGAGTTCTGCGAAAACCTTTGCTGGGGGAGGATCCTTTAACACAGGTGATGGCATTCACATTGATTTATCTCAATCCAATACGACCGTCTATGACCAGGATGTCGTAGACCAATCAACAGTTCAAGATACTGAATTTTAA
- a CDS encoding DUF418 domain-containing protein → MKKSKRLPWIDAARGLAIFGIFMVNMPSFNAPYFLFGGEEAWTGDLNRSVQAGIDLFFQASFYTLFSFLFGFGLYMMKESLEEKRLLYSKVLIRRLSVLIVFGLIHGILIWYGDILLTYGVLGFLLLPLLRSSVKAMAWWALTILLVFTSYVTYGYYSFRDQLGEANQFLINKAFAAYQSDNLLTIWTENWETWQLVYASVYQWVFLAASIFPVMVFGVIAAKKRWLHEPWKHSAVLKRIGVISFLLFVLFKMGPYVYGNPEWFSTAQDNIGGTASAIFYMTMITLLFNKREKLFIPFQYVGKLSLSNYIFQSVLCFVLFYGVGFGLYGGVSPAWSVVLVVIIYAFQVVGSYVWLKFFRYGLLEWIWRIFTYRQVQPLKKS, encoded by the coding sequence ATGAAGAAAAGTAAGCGACTGCCGTGGATTGATGCGGCGAGAGGATTAGCGATTTTTGGGATCTTTATGGTGAATATGCCTTCCTTTAATGCCCCTTATTTTCTGTTTGGCGGGGAAGAGGCGTGGACGGGCGATCTGAACCGGTCTGTTCAGGCTGGAATTGATCTGTTCTTCCAGGCCAGTTTTTATACTTTATTTTCGTTCTTATTTGGATTTGGACTGTATATGATGAAGGAAAGCTTAGAAGAGAAAAGGCTGCTCTATTCGAAAGTTCTCATACGTAGGTTAAGCGTCTTAATTGTTTTTGGACTCATTCATGGGATACTGATTTGGTATGGGGATATCTTGTTAACATACGGGGTACTAGGTTTCCTTTTACTTCCATTATTAAGGTCTTCTGTGAAAGCTATGGCCTGGTGGGCGCTCACCATCTTGTTGGTCTTCACGAGCTATGTAACGTATGGATACTATAGCTTTCGAGACCAGCTTGGTGAAGCTAATCAATTCTTAATTAATAAAGCTTTTGCAGCCTATCAGTCCGACAATCTACTTACCATTTGGACAGAGAACTGGGAGACGTGGCAACTGGTGTATGCATCTGTATACCAGTGGGTGTTTCTCGCGGCTTCGATCTTTCCTGTCATGGTATTTGGCGTTATTGCAGCGAAGAAAAGGTGGCTACACGAGCCTTGGAAACATTCAGCTGTCCTTAAACGCATTGGTGTCATTAGCTTTCTGCTATTTGTTCTTTTTAAGATGGGACCTTATGTATACGGAAATCCCGAGTGGTTTAGTACGGCACAGGACAATATTGGCGGGACGGCATCAGCGATTTTTTATATGACGATGATCACCCTGCTTTTTAACAAACGAGAAAAGCTTTTCATTCCGTTTCAGTATGTTGGGAAGCTTTCGTTAAGTAATTATATTTTCCAATCGGTCTTATGTTTTGTGCTCTTTTATGGGGTAGGGTTTGGATTATATGGAGGTGTTTCACCGGCGTGGAGCGTTGTACTCGTTGTCATCATTTATGCCTTTCAAGTTGTGGGAAGCTATGTATGGTTAAAATTCTTCAGGTACGGCTTATTGGAGTGGATCTGGAGGA